One window from the genome of Garra rufa chromosome 1, GarRuf1.0, whole genome shotgun sequence encodes:
- the st13 gene encoding hsc70-interacting protein: protein MGDFENLEVTDEMMDQANEKKMEAIEMLGDGDLQKALDLFTEAIKLNPKLAILYAKRASVYVKMQKPNAAIRDCDRAISINPDSAQPYKWRGKAHRLLGHWEDSARDLAMACKLDYDDEASSMLKEVQPKANKIIEHRRKYERKREEREIKARQERVKKAKEEHERAQRDEEARQQSGGARGGFPGFPGGAGFPGGAPPFGMPGLNELFNDPEVLMAMQDPEVMAAFQDVAQNPANISKYQSNPKIMALINKLSSKFGGQQP, encoded by the exons ATGGGCGATTTTGAAAACCTGGAG GTCACAGATGAGATGATGGACCAGGCCAATGAGAAGAAGATGGAGGCTATTGAAATGTTGGGAGATG GTGATCTACAGAAAGCTCTAGACCTCTTCACTGAGGCGATCAAACTCAACCCGAAACTGGCCATTCTGTATGCCAAAAGAGCCAG CGTATATGTGAAAATGCAGAAACCCAACGCTGCCATCAGAGACTGTGACCGAGCCATCAGCATCAATCCAGACTCAGCCCAGCCTTATAAATGGAGGGGAAAGGCACACAG GTTGCTTGGCCACTGGGAGGACTCTGCTCGAGACTTGGCAATGGCCTGTAAGCTGGACTATGATGACGAGGCCAGTTCCATGCTAAAAGAAGTCCAACCAAAG GCCAACAAAATCATTGAGCACCGGCGCAAATATGAACGCAAGCGTGAAGAACGAGAGATCAAAGCACGGCAAGAACGAGTGAAGAAAGCGAAGGAGGAGCACGAGAGAGCACAGAGG GACGAGGAAGCCAGACAACAGTCCGGAGGGGCACGTGGAGGATTCCCAGGATTCCCTG GAGGTGCTGGTTTCCCAGGTGGAGCTCCTCCGTTTGGAATGCCGGGACTTAACGAGTTATTTAATGACCCAGAGGTTCTCATGGCCATGCAG GACCCAGAGGTGATGGCAGCATTCCAGGATGTGGCGCAGAACCCCGCTAACATCTCCAAATACCAGAGCAACCCCAAAATCATGGCCCTGATCAACAAACTCAGCTCCAAGTTTGGCGGCCAACAGCCCTAA